TCAAATGCTCCCATTACTTCTGGATGACGGCAGAAATAATGGTCGACAATGTTATTAGAAGTATCAAGCCGGACACCCTTTAAATGTTCTCCGAATTCACGGGCAACTTTTAAAGAATCATTAATCACATCATTGTTATAATCAACCAAAGCAATGAGATCATCTTCAGGGTATGTTTCGGTGTACGCTCTTGAGGAAGCAACAATGTCACCTTCAAACAATTGTATTAAAGCATGAGGCATCGTGCCCATACCTCTTTTTCCCCACCATTCACTCATAGCATGGGTTGCTTGGGCTTTGGAACCTCCTATATAAGCAGCATATCCATCTCCTGCCTGCTGTGTAAAATGATCATCTCTGTCACCCATAAAAATTACAGGTTTTTGCTTTCCTGATTGCCTTGCTGCTTTCACCACATTATATACATTTGTAGCGACAGATGTGCGGCGTGCAAAAATGCCATCTATGATCCCTTCTAAAAACCCAAAATCTTGATAAGGTCCCGTAATAGTCAGTACCGTTTCAAATGGCTTTACTTTATCTCCGTCTTCAAGCGAGTAAATTTCTAACTCATCTGGATTTTTTGAAAATGTTTTAATGAGCGCTATCACTTCATCCGTTCCACAAAGAACAGCATGCGACTTTTGAAAAAACTGCATCGTAACAATATCGTTTGATTTATATTTCTCGGCAATTTCTCTCGTTTTCAAAAAATAAACAGCAGAAAACCAGCCTGACCTTACCCGTTCATCAAATTTAAATGTTTTATTTGTTAGTCTTTTTATTTTTCCTTGCATTTTTAATTCGATTTCTTTCATGTCCCTACTCCTTGTTCTTCCTGTTATGTTTATATATTACTTGCCTGCATATCAGAAAAAGCTGCCTCAAAAGAAGGCATGCTTCAAAAGACTGCCTTCCCTAAAGGATGGGCCCTCTTTTCCACACGCGCTCTATACTTTTGAGACAGCCCCGGTGTTTTGCTGCTTTTGTTTCTGTGCGAAGAAGCTAAAATTAAACACATTTCCTAATTAATGGGGCACAGAACTCTTGCCGCGTTCCATAATAACAGCCTCTACGATTTCTTGTACATCTGTTTCGCTAACATCACGCAAACCATCCTGAAGAACAATTGGTACGTTTCGTTCTTCTTTTTTCAACAATGCTAAACCTTGCGGGTACATAAATTCCAATAATACTTCAAGCTGAATCTGTTCCATAAGAGCTCCTCCTTTATTTAAGAAGTCGACTTACGTAAAAATTCAGCCTTTACTGCATATCTTGCTGCATCGGAAGTTATATATATTAGATTGTCAAAAGGCTGGCTTGATGCAATAGATCTGTGTCACTTCCTATCATATAGAACCTTGAAGCGAATGACAAGAAAAAAAGGCTTAAAACTTTAGTCACTATGTTAGTATATTTTCTTCTATTTCGTGATATGACATTAGAACTCGGCGTGGTTTGCTTCCCATCGATTCCGAAATAATCCCTCTGTTTTCCATCATATCAATCAATTTGGCCGCACGATTATACCCTATAGAAAATCTCCGCTGCAAAGACGAAGAAGAAGCACTTCCCTGCTCTGCAATAAATTTACAAGCCTCTGGAAATAATTCATCACCGCTTTCTTCCTGATCGACTTTTTTCATTAAGTCATTTCGATTAAACATGTAAGAAGGTTTTCGTTGTTTTTTTATAAAATCAGTGACAGCGTCTATTTCTTCATCGGTCACAAACGTTCCTTGAACTCTGACCGGCTTTGGCGTGCCATTTTCATGGAAAAGCATATCCCCTTTTCCGATCAGTCTTTCCGCTCCTCCCATATCCAAAATAGTGCGAGAATCTGCCTGAGAAGATACAGCAAACGCTGTCCGGCTCGGGATATTAGCTTTAATTAACCCGGTTATAACGTCTACGGAAGGGCGCTGTGTTGCTAGGAGCAAGTGAATTCCGCAAGCTCTCGCTTTTTGAGCAATGCGGCAGACAGCATCCTCCACGTCCTGAGGTGAAACCATCATTAAATCAGCCAATTCATCGATAATAATAACAATATAAGGCATCTTTAGTTCTGGGCAGCCCTGCTGTACCATACGCTCATTGTATTTTTTAATATCTCTTACTCCTTCATGAGCAAGTTTTTCATACCTTCCTTCCATTTCTGAAACTGCCCATTTTAAACCAGCAGTTGCTTCTTTCGCATCGTTAATAACAGGCGTAACAAGATGAGGAACTTCTTTAAACGAAGCTAGTTCTACCATTTTAGGGTCTATCAGCATGAGCTTTAATTCCTCTGGAGAAGCCTTATAAAGTAAGCTGAGCAGGATGGAGTTAATACATACACTTTTCCCTGAACCCGTGGCACCAGCAATTAATCCATGAGGCATTTTTTGCAGGTCAGCTACAATAGGGGTTCCTGAAATATCAAGCCCCATTGCCACCGTTAAAGGTGATTCACTTCGGGTGAAAACGTCTCTTCGTAAAATTTCTCTTAAAAATACAGGCGTGCTTTCCGAGTTCGGGACTTCAATGCCAATTGCATTTTTTCCAGGAATAGGAGCTTCCATTCTCAAGTCCTTAGCAGCTAAAGCAAGTTTGATG
This DNA window, taken from Alteribacillus bidgolensis, encodes the following:
- a CDS encoding nicotinate phosphoribosyltransferase, which translates into the protein MKEIELKMQGKIKRLTNKTFKFDERVRSGWFSAVYFLKTREIAEKYKSNDIVTMQFFQKSHAVLCGTDEVIALIKTFSKNPDELEIYSLEDGDKVKPFETVLTITGPYQDFGFLEGIIDGIFARRTSVATNVYNVVKAARQSGKQKPVIFMGDRDDHFTQQAGDGYAAYIGGSKAQATHAMSEWWGKRGMGTMPHALIQLFEGDIVASSRAYTETYPEDDLIALVDYNNDVINDSLKVAREFGEHLKGVRLDTSNNIVDHYFCRHPEVMGAFDPRGVNPELIFALRRSLDEEGFDHVKIMASGGFTVNRIKEYEEQNVPVDMYGVGSSLLKINIGFTGDNVKLNGRHEAKAGRKYRGNPRLEKV